Proteins encoded by one window of Crassostrea angulata isolate pt1a10 chromosome 9, ASM2561291v2, whole genome shotgun sequence:
- the LOC128163963 gene encoding uncharacterized protein LOC128163963 gives MMYDVVPVLLILCTIGRKALSNLQESDPKCRYRVHFPKASWHTAYDVCAGENKTLAKISSQIEIQLVDLVLLDVEKLIEQLEVKTDLQGVWIEGFRRSSNNETMQQNCRSLDPTFNIVTAAEDDILCLYYNYTDKKFYADNCSTDRAFLCESMTTDLENCMMNNGITSVVSDIPNGICELRSKDASLITLEECKSGCLKESRCYAIEYSSFCKEYMYKHETSRCYFGRGTVFIDHKGLFIYHPTLPSPAAAKPFKEWCPEITQEIIQEKIENIQKNLTVNKKETNQYIRTLTSAPDERQSAKNIGIVGVTVISVVFGVIMLSDCINVVKGIQNKCKRSEDS, from the exons ATGTATGACGTTGTTCCTGTTCTGTTGATTTTATGTACAATTGGACGAAAAGCGCTCAGTAATCTACAAG aATCAGATCCAAAATGCCGTTACCGGGTGCACTTTCCAAAGGCTTCATGGCACACAGCGTATGACGTATGTGCCGGAGAAAACAAAACTTTAGCGAAAATATCTTCCCAAATAGAAATACAGCTTGTAGATTTAGTGTTGTTAGACGTAGAGAAACTTATCGAACAGCTTGAGGTGAAAAC AGATTTACAAGGCGTATGGATTGAGGGGTTTCGACGGTCTTCCAACAATGAAACCATGCAACAAAACTGTCGGAGTCTAGATCCTACGTTTAACATAGTGACCGCAGCAGAGGACGATATACTATGTCTCTACTATAACTACACAGACAAAAAGTTCTATGCAGATAATTGTAGTACAGACAGGGCGTTTCTTTGTGAAAGTATGACTACTG ATTTGGAAAATTGTATGATGAATAATGGGATAACATCGGTCGTAAGTGATATACCGAATGGAATATGTGAGTTGAGGAGTAAGGACGCTTCTTTAATAACCCTAGAAGAGTGCAAATCGGGTTGTTTGAAAGAATCTAGATGTTATGCTATAGAATACTCATCATTCTGCAAAGAATATATGTACAAGCATGAAACATCCCGGTGTTACTTTGGAAGAGGAACGGTGTTTATCGACCACAAAG gcCTCTTCATTTACCATCCAACCCTACCATCGCCGGCCGCTGCAAAACCATTTAAAGAATGGTGTCCAG aAATTACCCAAGAAATCAtacaagaaaaaatagaaaacattcaaaaaaacTTGACGGTGAACAAGAAGGAGACAAACCAGTATATCCGGACGTTAACCAGCGCCCCCGACGAGCGGCAGTCGGCCAAGAACATCGGCATCGTCGGGGTGACCGTCATCTCTGTCGTGTTTGGAGTCATCATGTTATCCGACTGTATCAACGTCGTTAAAGGAAtccaaaacaaatgtaaaaggTCGGAGGACAGCTGA